Proteins encoded by one window of Cannabis sativa cultivar Pink pepper isolate KNU-18-1 chromosome 4, ASM2916894v1, whole genome shotgun sequence:
- the LOC115714623 gene encoding kinesin-like protein KIN-14R, translating to MEQTQFRDSYQDSETLTSTSLVSLATDTSKDDSKIQDSKDLSMAEGDFSMVDSMLCDSGARVISTGLTRPTSTAEYVMFINAGGEVVHETGSSLKLLKDSYYEGGNVIRTNEQITHAGDYPSIYQSARLGNFCYRFYDLSPGEYYVDLHFTEIINTNGPKGMRMFNVFIQEEMVLSDFDIFAVAGANKPLQLVDLRVSVKEDRTLVIRFEGVIGSPAVSGIGIRTAPPTVSDLHPTTHESLKCDNCAADIVVPSAQIKLIQTKSTAKYEKKVQELTTQCQLKAKECYEAWMSLTSANEQLDNVRMELHNMTFKKLSQDQAMEKVAEDLRDINSKYEQDKKRWAVAINDLQEKIELMRKEHSKLSHEAHECADSIPDLNNMVSAVQALVAQCEDLKMKYSEEQAKRKKLFNEIQEAKGNIRVFCRCRPLNKGELAAGCTTVVDFDAAKDGCLGISSTAASKKSFKFDKVYTPKDNQDDVFADASPMVISVLDGYNVCIFAYGQTGTGKTFTMEGTEQNRGVNYRTLEQLFQISKERSELFTYDISVSVLEVYNEQIRDLLATSPTSKKLEIKQASEGSHHVPGIVEAKVTNIDQVWTVLQAGSNARAVGSNNVNEHSSRSHCLLCIMVRAKNLMNGECTKSKLWLVDLAGSERLAKTDAQGERLKEAQNINRSLSALGDVISALANKSSHIPYRNSKLTHLLQDSLGGDAKTLMFVQISPSDLDVGETLSSLNFATRVRGVELGPARKQVDTGEVQKMKASLEKLRQEVRSKDESLRKLEETLQNLENKTKGKDQTFKNQQEKIKELENQLELKATVHSQSEKQVSQLSDRLKGKEEICCSLQQKIKELETKLKERQQSESESFQEKVKDLETKLKDQMQEADCYAAILQQKIKELEIKLKEQQEQNSDSLLLHQKIKELEDKLREQEQQLRCTHDFVDSIKATPVEIKTCVRDELMHDIEPYILRSSNSIRPMSQGSMKGNDSTQGTRRKREFKSGETENIMMVSTGLNERKIRKSDPPKISRFMRTARPATTTTTTTTTTTQGPFTHNKRVVTKDQVPGVKERDNKKKIWSR from the exons ATGGAACAGACCCAATTCAGAGATTCTTATCAAGACTCAGAAACCCTAACTTCGACCTCTTTGGTTTCTTTGGCTACTGATACCAGTAAAGACGATTCGAAGATTCAAGATTCGAAAGATCTTTCCATGGCCGAGGGTGATTTTTCTATGGTGGATTCAATGCTTTGCGACTCTGGTGCAAGGGTAATATCAACCGGGTTAACGAGACCCACTTCCACAG CTGAATATGTGATGTTCATCAATGCTGGAGGGGAGGTTGTTCATGAAACAGGCTCTAGCTTAAAATTACTGAAAGACTCTTATTATGAGGGAGGGAATGTCATACGAACCAATGAGCAAATAACTCATGCTGGAGATTATCCGTCTATATATCAGTCAGCACGTTTGGGAAATTTCTGTTATCGGTTCTATGATCTTTCTCCTGGAGAGTATTATGTTGATCTTCATTTCACTGAAATCATTAACACAAATGGGCCAAAAGGAATGAGGATGTTCAATGTGTTTATCCAGGAAGAAATG GTCTTGTCAGATTTTGACATTTTTGCTGTTGCTGGAGCCAATAAGCCATTGCAATTAGTTGACTTGAGGGTCTCTGTAAAAGAAGACAGAACACTTGTTATAAGATTTGAAGGGGTTATTGGAAGCCCGGCAGTTAGTGGAATTGGCATAAGAACTGCACCACCAACTGTATCAG ATCTACATCCCACTACACATGAATCTCTCAAATGTGACAACTGTGCCGCTGACATAGTAGTTCCTTCAGCTCAG ATCAAACTAATCCAAACAAAGTCTACAGCTAAATATGAAAAGAAGGTCCAAGAACTCACCACACAATGCCAGCTTAAGGCAAAAGAATGCTATGAGGCATGGATGTCATTGACTTCTGCAAATGAACAACTAGACAATGTCAGAATGGAACTTCACAACATGACATTTAAGAAACTCTCTCAGG ATCAAGCTATGGAAAAAGTAGCAGAAGATTTGAGAGATATCAACAGCAAGTATGAGCAGGACAAGAAACGGTGGGCAGTGGCAATCAATGATTTGCAGGAAAAAATTGAG CTTATGAGGAAAGAGCATTCTAAACTTTCACACGAGGCACATGAATGTGCCGATTCCATTCCTGATTTGAATAATATGGTTTCTGCAGTTCAAGCTCTGG TTGCACAGTGTGAAGATCTGAAAATGAAGTACAGTGAAGAGCAGGCCAAAAGAAAAAAGCTCTTCAACGAAATTCAGGAAGCtaaag GCAATATTAGAGTTTTTTGTCGCTGCCGCCCATTAAATAAGGGGGAGTTAGCAGCTGGGTGCACGACAGTTGTAGACTTTGATGCAGCAAAGGATGGGTGTCTTGGGATTTCAAGTACTGCTGCCTCTAAAAAGTCTTTCAAGTTTGATAAAGTTTACACACCAAAAGACAATCAAG ATGATGTGTTTGCGGACGCTTCACCAATGGTGATTTCAGTGCTAGATGGCTACAATGTCTGTATATTTGCATATGGACAAACAGGAACTGGGAAGACTTTTACTATGGAGGGTACTGAACAGAACAGGGGAGTAAATTATAGGACTCTTGAGCAGCTGTTCCAAATTTCGAAGGAAAGGAGTGAACTGTTTACGTACGACATATCTGTTAGTGTACTTGAAGTCTACAACGAGCAGATAAGAGACTTATTAGCTACATCACCAACATCAAAGAA ATTGGAGATAAAGCAAGCCTCAGAAGGGTCTCATCACGTTCCAGGAATTGTAGAAGCGAAAGTTACCAACATTGATCAAGTCTGGACTGTATTGCAGGCTGGAAGCAATGCTAGAGCTGTTGGTAGCAATAATGTTAATGAGCATAGCAGTCGATCCCACTG CTTGCTTTGCATAATGGTAAGAGCTAAGAACTTGATGAATGGCGAGTGCACCAAGAGCAAGCTTTGGCTTGTTGATTTGGCAGGCAGTGAGAGGCTTGCAAAAACTGATGCTCAAGGGGAGCGACTCAAGGAGGCTCAAAATATCAATAGATCCCTTTCAGCGCTAGGAGACGTGATTTCGGCTTTAGCAAACAAAAGCAGCCACATCCCTTACAG gAATTCTAAGTTGACACATCTACTTCAAGATTCATTAG GGGGTGATGCAAAAACTTTGATGTTTGTGCAAATAAGCCCTTCCGACCTGGATGTGGGTGAAACTTTGAGCTCTTTAAATTTTGCGACAAGGGTACGTGGAGTTGAATTGGGTCCTGCTAGGAAGCAGGTTGATACAGGAGAAGTTCAAAAGATGAAAGCATCA ctTGAAAAACTGAGGCAGGAAGTTCGATCTAAAGATGAATCTTTAAGGAAACTAGAAGAGACCTTGCAGAATTTAGAGAATAAGACAAAAGGAAAAGATCAAACCTTCAAAAACCAACAAGAAAAGATCAAAGAACTTGAAAACCAGCTTGAGCTAAAGGCAACTGTGCACAGCCAATCAGAGAAGCAAGTCTCACAACTTTCAGATAGACTGAAAGGAAAAGAAGAAATATGTTGTTCTCTTCAACAAAAG ATCAAAGAGTTGGAGACGAAGCTTAAAGAACGTCAGCAATCAGAGTCTGAATCTTTCCAAGAAAAG GTTAAAGATCTTGAAACCAAACTTAAGGATCAAATGCAAGAAGCTGATTGTTATGCTGCTATCCTCCAACAGAAG ATTAAGGAACTTGAAATAAAACTCAAGGAGCAGCAGGAACAAAACTCAGACTCCTTATTACTTCATCAGAAg ATTAAGGAACTTGAGGACAAGTTGAGAGAGCAAGAGCAACAGTTACGATGTACTCATGATTTTGTCGATTCGATCAAGGCCACTCCTGTTGAAATAAAAACATGTGTGAGAGATGAGTTAATGCATGATATTGAGCCATATATTTTAAGAAGTTCAAATTCAATACGTCCAATGAGTCAAGGATCCATGAAAGGGAATGATTCCACACAAGGGACAAGAAGGAAAAGGGAGTTTAAAAGTGGAGAGACTGAGAACATTATGATGGTGTCAACAGGTTTGAATGAAAGAAAGATTAGGAAATCTGACCCACCCAAGATTTCAAGATTTATGAGAACAGCAAGGCCAgccactactactactactacaaccaccaccaccactcaAGGACCCTTTACTCACAACAAGAGGGTTGTAACCAAAGATCAGGTACCAGGAGTAAAGGAAAGGGATAACAAGAAGAAAATCTGGTCAAGATAG